The nucleotide window ttatcttttgtAGTGCTCTATCGTCCAGCGACGTCTCGAAGTGCACACTATAATCGGGtatgtatatactttgatcctataataaaaatattataggaatctacctcactcgttgttctcctgagttaactagtttacattatcttaggcccggttcgcttctcttataatccgtacttttcagcttattttttcagccgaaacagtatttttctctcacaccaaatcagttggaatagtgtttcggcttgttttttcagcgaagcgaacgaccttagtgatctatcctctgagtgtcattatgctttattCTTATCATTATATTCACTCCTGCTCCGACCGTGCTAGTATGTTGACCGAAAGATATTCCTTTATGattcaataagtctttactccattattttcctgtggtaaaatataaataacgatacctaaaatactccccataaagtgctacaatggtattatgtGCGCTTGCAGAAAATTTATATTTTAGTTTGCACTCATAAATATCAATAGTTCGTCAGCTCAGTCTGACCCGAACTCTTTCCAAACCGATGTTTGGGCGTATTTTTGCATAGAAAACTTGGAGATTACGACTTGAACTTGTTTACTGTTGAGATAAGACCACCTCTTCTATATATTAGAGGATCATGGTCAATTGAAGGATCCAACGCTCCATCATCTTTCTACACCTATTACCCTATTTTTCCCCTTTTCAATCCTTTGTTGTTCGTTGCATCTCTCCGTGATATTCATCGGCGTTCTAGATAGCCTTGCTGATCCTAGAACAAACCTAGGCTTACTCCTCCCCGACAGGTCCTCCCTGGAGGCATTCCCAGGCTTTTACAGCAAAGGACGAGCTCTAGATCGGTCTAACCGTTCTCTAGATCCGTTTAGTCGTTCTTGAAGTTGCTTGTTGCGTGTGATAGGTTGACTGCAACCTAAGACATGCTAGTCCTTGCTGTTGTGTGATTTGGATCTCAATCCAACGTCAACACATGGTGTATCAAATTACCTAGCTTCATGTGATTAAGGACAAAATGATTGCTCGCTTAACTATGGTTAGTCATTTGTTTGTTAAAAAAAAACAGGTCGTTAGTCTTTCATTGCGCGGCGGAGCCGGAGAAATCACAATTCCTAGCTCCTCCTTCCCAGTGCAAAAGGGCTACGGCTCCTCCGTCAGCTCCTGCGGTGAATCTGTTTCTATCCGTGGCGTTTGCTATGCTCCTCCTTCCTAATGCAAAAGGGCTCCAGCTCCTCCATCAGCTCCTGCAGTGAATCTGTTTCTATCCTTGATGTTTGGTATGCCTCCTTCAGGAGTCGGAGCTGGAGCAGGAGCACCTCTGGGAGCCATACCTTTTGCATTTTGCTGATTTTCTAGGAAAACCGGCTCAGATCCCATAGCGGTCCGTCTGTTTTTCTTTTCCGAGCCAAGAGAAGACGTCGCGGGCGAAATGGTAAGCCAAAACGATCCTGGACTCAGGATAGTGGCACGAACGGCGGACGCCGTAACAGTGACCATTTCGATTCTTTTTCGTTACCAAACAAAAAACAATCATATTTGCTATTAGTCAaataacttatgttgcaaatgcgACGCCCGTGGTAAAAGGCAATATCCGCCCCTTTTAGTCGATATAATAACACTGTAAAATTCCATGAAAAAGGTAACAACCCTGCCGTGAAAAAGAAACGGACAACTTTCCATAGAGGAACGTATACATACACAGTACAGCAGTGGTACTTATTTGCTTCAGAGTTCAGACGAGAACAGCTGCAGCCTCCGGGCAACGGGGCAAGCGACCATTCATCTTAACACGATGCAAGCACCACATAATGTACGAAGATCATACCCCCATAGGAAACTATTTTGATCACTTGGCCTCTCTTCAGTGTTCAGTCCAAAGAGAGGCAAATTAAAACGATACAGTTCCAAGTTCCAACCCtgagtcggggggggggggggggggggggggggtgccttAAAGGAGAGCTACAGTTCATTTCTTATGTATGGTACACAGGAGCATTACCATCTTTGATCATCCACATTGGGGTCAGGGTCCAAAAAGATTATAATAGTAATTGTAAACTACAGAAATCATGAAAAGGGAGGCTTTTCTAAGCTCAGCTGCTGGCAGCTATGCTACCGGGTCTAAATCTCACATTCCTACACTGTCTCAACTTCCCAACAGCCTCCTGGGACTTCCCTTGCAAAAGGTCTATGTAAACTGATGCTAGCACTGCCCGGGGGTTGTTGGGCAACATCGCCAGGCCACGGCTCACCATGTAGTTGGCCTGCTCAACTTCTCCCTGCATTGCAGCAGTCATGCCAAGGTCAATATACAGAACACCTCGGGCCTCCTCGGGCCTGAGGCTCTCTGAGTGCTCAGATTCTTCTGTGGCTAGTTTTGTCACTGAAGGAGCAACCGAGTCTTCACCATCACTGTCTCTCTCAACTAAGGGCTTTTCAGAGTTCTCCACATTATACGGCAACTCGATATCTTTGCCATCTCTTATATAAACTGATAGCTTCTCAGCAGCATCCTTTGGTCTGTTCAAAGTACACAGAGCTTCAGCTGCATATACATGGCTGAGGAATACATACATCCTGGAACAGTCTGTCAGCTGCAGTACTGACTTTGCATAAGACAAAGCTTTCAAGGGATTCTCAAGACACAATTCAACAAACGCCAAGTTCCCCAGGATGGCCTGTCTGATTTTGAGGTTCTCTTTTCTACATATCTCATCATACAAAGCAAGAGAACTCTGCAAGGTAGCATTCAAGCTCGTTCCCTTTTGTTCTCCATTTACATTAGCTAGAGTTGGGCCAGAAGGTGATTTAGAATCTGTACTTGCAGTGCTCTTCTGAcctgagcttttatatctttgtactGCTCCTTGGTTGCAATCCTCTGTGTTAGATGCGATTACCGAATTTTCCTGCTCAGTAGCATCCAATAATAGCAGCGCATTGAGTAGACACTGTCTAGCAAATCCAAGTGAAACCAAATTTTTATGTTCGCCTGAAGTCACACCTGCAGAATCAAAATTATTTCTCAAGTCCACAGGGTTGACAATCAACTGCCGCCATTGTCCTGACCCCACAACATTGACTTCAATCTCATCGTTGCATGAAGAAGCACCATTTGCACACAGGAGACCCTTTTCTAGAGCTAGCAGACTACACTCGGAAAAACGGAGCCAGAAAAGGGGTCGCTTGTAGAAGAGCGGCATGGCCTCACGAAAACAAGAAGCTGCTAACAAAGGCTTCCCACACATCAAATGTTGGATACCACAGTTGTATGAAATAAGGCAAGACTTGTCTTGTGATAATGCAGACAGCTTCATTGGTTTCTCTGATCGAAGTGATAAGCTGTATTTTAGTGCTTTGCTAAAGCACCATATAGAGGTGTGATACGATCTCTGTTGGTGGAGTATACATCCCAGGTTGTTGTAGAAAATGGCTAGCATTGCTGGTTCAGTCCGATTATTCGGTGTGCTCAATAGCTTCACAGCCTTCCTATAATTCCCCCGGGCATACTCCAGCTGAGATTTCAAGAGAAGCTCTGTAGATGAATCCCTACCACGTGCCATGTTCATTAGTACTTTGAGTTCTCGCTTCGCAACCTTAAGGTTCCTAGTGAGCAGTAGAAGCCGGACCTTGTAAATCTGAAGTCTAACTTTCAaatcagcagcagtagcagcgagATCAGCAGATGCCCTTGAGAAATCATTCAAGATACGCCTGCCCAAATTCTGATGTCCATCAAAAGTAGAGTACAGAGATTCAAATTCTATTTGATCATCTGGGAAAATTCCCGCTGAAAGGTTCTCGTATCCACCAGCATAAGCATTTGAATCAGAATCTGGAGGCGTGTTAATTCTGGCAGGAGGCTTCGGTTGAGCTAATTGCTGCTGAGGTATGCTTACATTTTCATTCGGGTTCATTGTGTTAGCTACTCCAAATGACCTTTCCAAGTATTGTATTATGTCCTGTAAACCAATAAATAATCATAAAGTTCAATAAGATTAACAAAGCTTCCTCTACGTGAAGTCAATACTCTAGGTCCAAAAAAGAAACAAGATCAAATGAACACTATGACAGACCCTACTAAATATGACTGTACTAACACAAAGAGTTCAAGGTTCCAACACAGAACAATATGTAGGAACCGCAAGATCAACACACCCCAGATCTCTCGTTAAGAATCATCACATGGCAAGGAATTGCAGTGATAGCATAAAAATGTCATAAAAGGATATGAAACCAGGAAACATATGGAAACAAAGTGCATAAGATCCGAAATACTCCCTCCAGTCAGATAAATGATGTTTTAGGTTGCGTGCAGTTCACCATTTCAATCTTTGACTAGAAATACTTTCCAAGTTGAATTTGGATGCTTGAAAATTGTCTCAAAGACCATGTCAATGTCCAAAACATCATTCATTTGTGACAGGAGGGAGTGTAAAATAAAATAGCAAACACAACCGAAGGAAAAAGTCAATGAAGTAAATCCAAtctaaaaaggaaaaaagagCAAACAAGGGCCAAGATCCCAGTTAAATCTGACTGTTAACCTCAAGAGTTCAAAGTTCGGCGAACGGACCTCTACCTGAGTTGGTTAGGTGGCTCTAGTAGGCACTCCTTGGGTTCGACTCCccatgggagcgaatttcaggctggaaTAA belongs to Miscanthus floridulus cultivar M001 chromosome 4, ASM1932011v1, whole genome shotgun sequence and includes:
- the LOC136549709 gene encoding uncharacterized protein codes for the protein MEPPAANEAPPPLLPPAAEEDAMLSATAAMAKEAALAFQGRRYADCAVLLTKLLDKKEGDPKVHHNMAITESFLDSCPDSNRLLKILGDVKRRSEELACASREQADSANGVGNNAPSGSRGSGIVLPFSATHNASTYGDEFDTTIITFNTAVILYHLHDYESALSVLDPLYRNIEPMDETTALHVCFLLLDITLALQDATKAVDIIQYLERSFGVANTMNPNENVSIPQQQLAQPKPPARINTPPDSDSNAYAGGYENLSAGIFPDDQIEFESLYSTFDGHQNLGRRILNDFSRASADLAATAADLKVRLQIYKVRLLLLTRNLKVAKRELKVLMNMARGRDSSTELLLKSQLEYARGNYRKAVKLLSTPNNRTEPAMLAIFYNNLGCILHQQRSYHTSIWCFSKALKYSLSLRSEKPMKLSALSQDKSCLISYNCGIQHLMCGKPLLAASCFREAMPLFYKRPLFWLRFSECSLLALEKGLLCANGASSCNDEIEVNVVGSGQWRQLIVNPVDLRNNFDSAGVTSGEHKNLVSLGFARQCLLNALLLLDATEQENSVIASNTEDCNQGAVQRYKSSGQKSTASTDSKSPSGPTLANVNGEQKGTSLNATLQSSLALYDEICRKENLKIRQAILGNLAFVELCLENPLKALSYAKSVLQLTDCSRMYVFLSHVYAAEALCTLNRPKDAAEKLSVYIRDGKDIELPYNVENSEKPLVERDSDGEDSVAPSVTKLATEESEHSESLRPEEARGVLYIDLGMTAAMQGEVEQANYMVSRGLAMLPNNPRAVLASVYIDLLQGKSQEAVGKLRQCRNVRFRPGSIAASS